A genome region from Candidatus Poribacteria bacterium includes the following:
- a CDS encoding RDD family protein — protein sequence MNEQVSVETPEQIDINFQQAGIGSRFYAALIDTALLTLISLVGYYVNRRFISELGDIVGNWLGALGGILVFAIFWGYYMVFEATTNGQTFGKLALGLRVIKEGGYPIGFADAAIRNLVRVVDFLPFFYGVGLLCMMLNRNWQRLGDLAAGTLVIKTTRTELKPTGGGSHVGNQSISIPPRDLIYTAWIQPTLVTEREMRVIREYLTRRATLPGHRRSELARTIASPIVEKMGGRGSISYSRFLEEVYMLKTSETTDNNRENTDVGTDGSVEGNRNS from the coding sequence ATGAATGAACAAGTATCCGTGGAAACACCTGAGCAAATTGATATAAACTTTCAGCAGGCGGGTATCGGCTCCCGTTTCTATGCAGCACTCATTGATACTGCGTTGCTGACGCTGATTTCACTTGTCGGATATTACGTCAACAGGCGATTTATCTCTGAACTTGGAGACATTGTCGGCAATTGGCTCGGGGCGTTGGGTGGGATCCTTGTCTTCGCGATATTCTGGGGCTACTATATGGTGTTTGAGGCGACCACAAATGGTCAAACCTTTGGAAAACTCGCACTCGGTTTGCGTGTTATCAAGGAGGGGGGCTATCCAATCGGTTTCGCGGATGCTGCGATCCGGAATCTGGTGCGGGTTGTCGATTTTCTCCCCTTCTTTTATGGCGTGGGTTTGCTGTGTATGATGTTAAACAGAAATTGGCAGCGGTTAGGGGACCTCGCAGCAGGGACACTTGTTATTAAAACGACGCGCACCGAGTTGAAACCGACCGGCGGCGGTTCACACGTAGGTAACCAATCTATCAGCATCCCACCACGAGATCTTATCTATACGGCTTGGATACAGCCGACGTTAGTGACAGAGAGGGAGATGCGGGTAATACGTGAATATCTTACGCGGCGGGCAACGCTGCCTGGGCACCGCCGATCGGAACTCGCACGCACCATCGCCAGTCCGATTGTTGAAAAAATGGGAGGACGTGGTTCTATTAGCTACAGTCGATTTTTGGAGGAGGTCTATATGCTGAAGACCTCAGAGACGACTGACAATAATCGGGAAAATACAGATGTCGGGACGGATGGATCCGTTGAAGGGAATAGAAACAGTTAA
- a CDS encoding stage II sporulation protein M → MTNNIRVAFFAFAGGIIFMVGSAYILVINGIVIGAIAGMCHVNGVALALWSFVSPHGYIELTTIFIAGGAGLKLGYALIAPSLLTRKRTLTDAARTAIQLLGGSVALLVVAGIIEGFVSPSGLLPSVKIGFGALTGILLFTYLFAVKAG, encoded by the coding sequence ATGACCAACAACATTCGGGTTGCGTTTTTTGCCTTTGCTGGCGGCATCATATTTATGGTTGGCAGTGCCTACATTTTAGTTATCAACGGTATTGTCATCGGTGCAATCGCAGGCATGTGTCATGTTAACGGGGTTGCTCTCGCCCTCTGGTCGTTTGTATCGCCGCACGGCTATATTGAACTCACAACGATTTTCATTGCTGGTGGTGCCGGGTTAAAGTTAGGATACGCCCTTATCGCGCCCTCGCTGCTTACGCGGAAACGGACTTTGACGGACGCGGCGAGGACCGCTATTCAGTTGCTCGGTGGAAGCGTTGCCTTGCTTGTCGTTGCGGGGATTATTGAAGGTTTCGTGTCGCCTTCGGGTTTACTCCCCTCCGTCAAAATCGGATTCGGTGCGTTGACGGGCATCCTGCTGTTCACCTACCTCTTTGCAGTGAAAGCTGGATAA
- a CDS encoding DUF58 domain-containing protein — MHLSNRLLIFLLPVAVPIALSGVSPSLLFVGGAYMVVLFVVSAVDYLTNPLFKNVEVHREMNSKFSLGAENVVRLKVINRSRYQLKMRLKDDFPDEFLFDAVVHDCSVSPMDQTDIVYRLTPLRRGIYQFVDIHLRGQGILGLVVRQRRVPAATEIKVYPNLQAVRQYELLVKRGMLHQIGLKNSRRFGEGTEMERLREYFPDDDFRRMDWNATARQRKPIVREFETERSQDIVIMLDTGRLMASPILLDATAPRSTEILSQKSRKVRDPDHPDLIRNSPPIQNLKTQVAGQMLPMMLKLDYAINTTLMTAYVSTLKGDKVGLIAFADTVHQYLAPKPGKKQFLTMLETIYALPVYSVEPDFEAAFKYLATKQRKRALIILFTDILDSDSAEGIAAYVSQLSKHHLVACVTLTDSGIVELAEQQSTDSKSVYEKAIAERLLQEKQATLDILRRRGVITIDVPAHQLTMAVVNKYLELKAKSQI, encoded by the coding sequence TTACGAATCCGCTTTTTAAAAACGTCGAGGTACACCGTGAGATGAATTCCAAGTTTTCGTTGGGAGCAGAGAATGTCGTGAGGTTGAAAGTCATCAACCGCTCGCGCTACCAGCTCAAGATGCGTCTCAAAGACGATTTTCCCGACGAGTTTCTGTTCGATGCGGTCGTCCACGATTGCTCTGTTTCCCCGATGGACCAGACAGATATAGTGTATCGCCTGACCCCGTTACGACGCGGGATTTATCAGTTCGTAGATATACATCTGCGGGGTCAGGGGATCTTGGGACTTGTCGTCCGGCAACGGCGTGTCCCAGCGGCGACGGAAATAAAGGTTTATCCGAACCTACAAGCCGTTCGACAATATGAACTCTTAGTGAAGCGGGGGATGCTCCATCAGATTGGACTGAAGAATTCACGGCGATTCGGGGAAGGCACCGAGATGGAGCGGCTCCGTGAGTATTTTCCTGATGACGACTTTCGTCGTATGGATTGGAATGCCACTGCGCGGCAACGGAAACCGATTGTTCGGGAATTTGAGACCGAACGGAGCCAAGATATTGTCATTATGTTGGACACTGGGAGACTCATGGCTTCGCCGATCCTTTTGGATGCGACCGCACCCCGCTCAACAGAGATTCTATCGCAGAAGTCTCGGAAAGTTCGCGATCCCGATCATCCTGATTTGATTCGCAACTCGCCTCCGATACAAAACTTAAAAACACAAGTTGCGGGTCAAATGCTGCCGATGATGCTTAAATTGGATTATGCTATTAACACAACTCTGATGACGGCGTATGTCTCGACGCTCAAAGGGGATAAGGTTGGATTGATCGCTTTTGCGGATACCGTTCATCAATACCTTGCACCGAAGCCCGGCAAAAAACAGTTTCTCACGATGCTCGAAACGATCTACGCGCTCCCTGTTTATTCCGTTGAACCCGATTTTGAAGCGGCGTTCAAGTATCTCGCTACGAAGCAGCGCAAACGTGCACTCATTATCCTATTTACGGACATCTTGGATAGCGATTCTGCTGAAGGGATCGCTGCCTATGTGTCGCAACTCTCTAAGCATCACCTCGTTGCTTGTGTGACCTTGACAGATTCCGGTATCGTTGAATTGGCGGAACAGCAGTCTACAGATTCCAAGTCGGTTTACGAGAAGGCGATCGCTGAGCGGTTGTTGCAGGAGAAACAGGCAACGTTAGATATTCTCCGGCGTCGAGGGGTTATCACGATTGATGTGCCTGCGCATCAGTTGACAATGGCGGTCGTGAATAAGTACTTGGAACTGAAAGCCAAGTCTCAAATTTGA